The stretch of DNA TGCGTGTTGAGCGCGAATTTGGCTGGGGAATCGTCTTCGAGAACGAAAGCACCATCCCGTGTAATCCCGATCGGGATCACGGTGTAGCGGCTGCGGTCAAGCGCCGTCAGTACTCCGCCCGCCGTGGCGCAGCTGATCGAATGTTCGCTTGAACGTCCCCCAAAGAGCACGGCTACCGTGAGCTTGTCCATCAATTGTCCTTTCGCCCTGCGGTTCGCCGGAGTCTGTTGTGAGGTGAGGAGCGATGTCCTTCGGGTGCAGCGTGCCAGCCAGCACCTGGCGCACCTGCTCGACAATGGGCATGTCGACGCCCTTCGCCTTCGCCAGTTCGAGAACGGGACCGACAGATGCGAGACCTTCGGTGGTCTGCTGCATCTGCTTGGTCACATCGGCGATGCTGTACCCCTGACCGAGCAGGCGACCCGCGGTGTTGTTGCGCGACAGCGGCGACTGACAGGTCGCGATGAGGTCGCCGAGACCAGCGAGACCCGCCAATGTCTCGGGCTGGGCGCCGTACGCGACCGCAAAATCGGTCATCTCAACGAGCCCGCGCGTGATGATCGAAGCCTTGGTGTTCTCGCCGTAACCGACCCCGTCAACAATGCCGATGGCCACGGCGATGAGATTCTTCAGCACGCCGCCGAACTCGGTACCGATCACATCCGTGTTCACAAAGGTGCGGAAGTAGCGTGTGTTGGCGAGCATCGCGATGGCCTGCGCGGTCTCGAGGCTGCTCGAGGAAACGACGGCTGCGGTGGGTTGCTCTTTGGCGATCTCAAGCGCGAGATTCGGGCCTGAGATGGCTGCGATGCGTGCCGGGTCGATCGGGAGGACCTCGGCGATGACCTCACTCATGCGCAGGCCGGTCGAGCGTTCGACGCCCTTCATCAGCGACACAATGAGCGCGTTTGAGGCCA from Leifsonia psychrotolerans encodes:
- a CDS encoding NAD(P)H-dependent glycerol-3-phosphate dehydrogenase, which translates into the protein MLGAGSWGTTFAKILTDGGADVMLWARRPELAKEITEGRRNSDYLPGINLPVGLRATSRLDLALHGAEQVFVSVPSQSLRENLVSAEPYLASNALIVSLMKGVERSTGLRMSEVIAEVLPIDPARIAAISGPNLALEIAKEQPTAAVVSSSSLETAQAIAMLANTRYFRTFVNTDVIGTEFGGVLKNLIAVAIGIVDGVGYGENTKASIITRGLVEMTDFAVAYGAQPETLAGLAGLGDLIATCQSPLSRNNTAGRLLGQGYSIADVTKQMQQTTEGLASVGPVLELAKAKGVDMPIVEQVRQVLAGTLHPKDIAPHLTTDSGEPQGERTIDGQAHGSRALWGTFKRTFDQLRHGGRSTDGA